Proteins from a genomic interval of Shumkonia mesophila:
- a CDS encoding transposase produces the protein MARLARLVVPGLPHHVTQRGNGRARTFFSDADYRLYRDLLAESCAAAGVEVWAWVLMPNHVHLILVPADEDGLRRALATVHRRYAGHVHARLKSTGHFWQGRFGAVAMDEEHLAAALRYVAFNPVRACLAPRPQDWPWSSVHAHLAGRSDGLTTVAPVLERFPDFKTFIGRDADAEATERLRRAESIGRPLGDERFLADLEARTGRALKPAKRGPRLFR, from the coding sequence ATGGCCCGCCTCGCCCGCCTCGTCGTTCCCGGCCTACCGCACCACGTGACGCAGCGCGGCAATGGCCGGGCGCGCACCTTCTTTTCTGACGCCGACTACCGGCTTTATCGCGATCTGCTGGCGGAGTCCTGCGCCGCCGCCGGGGTCGAGGTGTGGGCCTGGGTCTTGATGCCCAACCACGTGCACCTGATCCTGGTGCCGGCCGACGAGGACGGGCTTCGCCGCGCCCTGGCGACGGTGCATCGCCGCTACGCCGGGCACGTTCATGCCCGCCTCAAGTCGACCGGCCACTTCTGGCAGGGGCGGTTCGGCGCCGTGGCCATGGACGAGGAGCACTTGGCGGCGGCGCTGCGCTATGTCGCCTTCAATCCGGTGCGGGCCTGCCTCGCCCCGCGCCCGCAGGACTGGCCGTGGTCGAGCGTGCACGCACATTTGGCCGGGCGCTCGGACGGCCTGACCACCGTGGCGCCGGTGCTCGAACGCTTCCCCGATTTCAAGACCTTCATCGGCCGCGACGCCGACGCCGAGGCGACCGAGCGGTTGCGCCGGGCCGAAAGCATCGGCCGGCCGCTGGGTGATGAGCGCTTTCTCGCCGACCTGGAGGCCCGCACCGGCCGCGCGCTGAAACCGGCCAAGCGCGGTCCACGCCTATTTCGGTGA
- a CDS encoding acetyl-CoA carboxylase carboxyltransferase subunit alpha, translated as MHNYLDFEKPIAELEGKIEELRHLTGDGELNIADEVGKLQGKVDKLLSQIYAKLTPWQKTQVARHPDRPNTADYIGALVADFTPLAGDRLFAEDTAIVGGLGRFRGHSVMVIGTQKGRETEGRMKHNFGMARPEGYRKAQRLMKMAERFALPVVTLIDTPGAFPGIDAEERGQAEAIARSIETCLSLHVPLVSVVVGEGGSGGAVALAAANAVLMLEHAVYSVISPEGCASILWRNNEQAAEAADALKLTAQDLKRLAVIDDIIPEPMGGAHRGAAETIENVGKALEGALESFAGMERGAIKAKRRQKFLDMGKLGLN; from the coding sequence ATGCACAACTACCTGGATTTCGAAAAGCCCATTGCCGAACTCGAAGGCAAGATCGAGGAATTGCGCCACCTGACGGGTGACGGCGAGCTCAATATCGCCGACGAGGTGGGCAAGCTTCAGGGCAAGGTCGACAAGCTGCTGTCGCAGATCTACGCCAAGCTGACGCCCTGGCAGAAGACCCAGGTGGCGCGCCACCCGGATCGTCCCAACACGGCCGACTACATCGGCGCCCTGGTCGCCGATTTCACGCCGCTGGCCGGCGATCGGCTGTTCGCCGAGGACACCGCCATCGTCGGCGGCCTCGGCCGTTTCCGCGGTCACTCGGTGATGGTGATCGGCACCCAGAAGGGCCGCGAGACCGAGGGGCGCATGAAGCACAACTTCGGCATGGCGCGCCCCGAGGGCTACCGCAAGGCGCAGCGTCTGATGAAGATGGCCGAGCGCTTCGCCCTGCCGGTCGTCACGCTGATCGACACCCCCGGCGCCTTTCCCGGCATCGACGCCGAGGAGCGCGGCCAAGCCGAGGCCATCGCCAGAAGCATCGAGACCTGCCTGTCGCTGCACGTGCCGCTGGTCAGCGTCGTCGTCGGCGAGGGGGGGTCCGGCGGCGCCGTGGCGCTGGCCGCCGCCAACGCCGTGCTGATGCTGGAGCACGCTGTCTATTCGGTGATCTCGCCCGAGGGCTGCGCCTCCATCCTGTGGCGCAACAACGAGCAGGCGGCGGAAGCCGCCGACGCGCTGAAATTGACCGCCCAGGACTTGAAGCGCCTGGCCGTGATCGACGACATCATCCCCGAACCGATGGGCGGGGCGCATCGCGGAGCGGCGGAAACCATCGAGAACGTCGGCAAGGCCCTGGAGGGCGCGCTCGAGTCCTTCGCCGGCATGGAACGCGGCGCCATCAAGGCCAAGCGCCGCCAGAAGTTCCTCGACATGGGCAAACTCGGCCTGAACTAA
- a CDS encoding HpcH/HpaI aldolase/citrate lyase family protein: MSFKIVEQCTPRLNRTEFAVPGSNPKFIEKAASSKADVVFLDLEDAVAPDDKVQARKNVIAALNDLDWSGKTISVRINGLDTHFMYRDVVDIMEQAPGKADLFMIPKVGTAADVYAVDMLVTQCEMAMKLTKRIGFELIIETALGMANVNEIAAASKRNESLHFGVADYAASTKARTTKIGGPNPAYHVLTDPDDKGGREIHWGDMWHYAIARMVVAARANGLRPIDGPFGDFSDPDGYKAQANRASVLGCEGKWAIHPSQIDIANELFSPSEKEVSQAKRILAAMEQAAKEGKGAVSLDGRLIDIASIKQAQNLVQKAEQVSGHK; this comes from the coding sequence ATGAGCTTTAAAATTGTCGAACAGTGCACGCCGCGTCTGAACCGTACCGAATTCGCGGTGCCCGGGTCCAACCCGAAATTCATCGAAAAGGCCGCATCGAGCAAGGCCGACGTGGTGTTCCTCGACCTCGAGGACGCGGTGGCGCCGGACGATAAGGTGCAGGCCCGCAAGAACGTGATCGCCGCCTTGAACGATCTGGACTGGAGTGGCAAGACCATTTCGGTGCGCATCAACGGCCTCGATACCCACTTCATGTACCGCGATGTCGTCGACATCATGGAGCAGGCGCCCGGCAAGGCCGACCTGTTCATGATCCCCAAGGTCGGCACCGCGGCCGACGTCTATGCCGTCGACATGCTGGTCACCCAGTGCGAAATGGCGATGAAGCTCACCAAGCGCATCGGCTTCGAGCTGATCATCGAGACCGCGCTCGGCATGGCCAACGTCAACGAGATCGCGGCGGCCAGCAAGCGCAACGAATCGCTGCACTTCGGCGTTGCCGACTACGCCGCCTCGACCAAGGCCCGGACCACCAAGATCGGCGGCCCGAACCCGGCCTACCATGTGCTGACCGATCCCGACGACAAGGGCGGCCGCGAGATCCATTGGGGCGACATGTGGCACTATGCCATCGCCCGCATGGTGGTTGCCGCGCGCGCCAACGGCTTGCGCCCGATCGACGGCCCCTTCGGCGATTTCTCCGACCCCGACGGCTACAAGGCCCAGGCCAATCGCGCCTCGGTCCTCGGCTGCGAGGGCAAGTGGGCGATCCATCCGAGCCAGATCGACATCGCCAACGAGCTGTTCAGCCCGTCGGAAAAGGAAGTCAGCCAGGCCAAGCGCATCCTGGCGGCCATGGAACAGGCCGCCAAGGAAGGCAAGGGCGCGGTGTCGCTCGACGGCCGCCTGATCGACATCGCCTCGATCAAGCAGGCCCAGAACCTGGTGCAGAAGGCCGAACAGGTTTCCGGCCACAAGTAA
- the xerD gene encoding site-specific tyrosine recombinase XerD produces MKAPARVGRPPRPAEAPGSRRVEAFLEMMVAERGASPNTLDSYRRDLTDFAGFLAGRRRLPEDADAADVRRYLAGLAAAGLSARTGARRLSALRQFFRFLYGNGERSDDPSATIDGPRLGRPLPKYLSEAEVDSLLVAAHRREDAEGLRRAALLEVLYATGLRVSELVGLPLSAVSRDGRVLIVRGKGGKERMVPLSDPAMAAIDAYKAVRGAFIAKGRARAAVSRWLFPSRARAGYLTRMRFAQILKELAAEAGLDGRRVSPHVLRHSFASHLLAHGADLRSLQQMLGHADIATTQIYTHVLEERMKALVRQAHPLASAR; encoded by the coding sequence GGCCGAGGCGCCCGGCTCGCGGCGGGTCGAGGCGTTCCTGGAAATGATGGTGGCGGAACGCGGCGCCTCGCCCAACACGCTGGATTCGTATCGCCGCGACCTTACCGACTTCGCGGGCTTTCTTGCCGGCCGCCGACGCCTGCCCGAGGATGCCGACGCCGCCGATGTGCGCCGCTACCTGGCCGGGCTGGCGGCGGCCGGCCTGTCGGCCCGCACCGGCGCCCGCCGGTTGTCGGCCCTGCGCCAATTCTTCCGCTTTCTCTACGGCAACGGCGAGCGGAGCGACGATCCCTCGGCCACCATCGACGGACCGCGCCTGGGCCGGCCGCTGCCGAAATATCTGAGCGAAGCCGAGGTCGACAGCCTGCTCGTGGCCGCGCACCGGCGCGAGGATGCCGAGGGACTGCGCCGCGCCGCCCTGCTGGAGGTGCTCTACGCGACCGGCCTCAGGGTCTCCGAACTGGTCGGGCTGCCGTTGTCGGCGGTGTCCCGCGACGGGCGGGTCCTGATCGTGCGGGGCAAGGGCGGCAAGGAGCGGATGGTGCCCCTCAGCGACCCGGCGATGGCGGCCATCGACGCCTACAAGGCGGTGCGTGGCGCCTTCATCGCAAAGGGCAGGGCGCGGGCCGCCGTCTCGCGCTGGCTGTTCCCGTCGCGCGCGCGGGCCGGCTACCTGACGCGCATGCGCTTCGCCCAGATCCTTAAGGAACTGGCCGCCGAGGCCGGGCTCGACGGCCGACGCGTTTCGCCCCACGTCCTTCGCCATTCGTTCGCCAGCCACCTGCTGGCGCATGGGGCGGACCTGCGCTCGCTGCAGCAGATGTTGGGGCATGCCGACATTGCGACCACCCAGATCTATACCCATGTGCTGGAGGAGCGGATGAAGGCCTTGGTTCGCCAGGCCCATCCCCTGGCCTCGGCCCGCTGA